In a genomic window of Hyphomonas sp.:
- a CDS encoding SDR family oxidoreductase, translating to MRPGAALVTGAGARLGRAMAEALGKDGWLVVVHYNSSSEGAEQTAGAIRAAGGQAITLQADLSDEAATGDLILHAAEKAGQPVTLLVNSASVFEEDSALDHTRESWDLHMNANLRAPIHLAQAFAEALPRGEKGLVVNMIDQRVWKLTPNFFTYTLSKAALWQATKTLAQALAPHVRVNAIGPGPTLKSKHQSDDEFAAETEATLTGEGSSPDEIVNALRYLVSASSVTGQMIASDGGQHLMWQTPDTQV from the coding sequence GGCAAGGATGGCTGGCTGGTGGTCGTCCACTACAATTCGTCGTCCGAAGGCGCAGAGCAAACTGCTGGCGCCATCCGTGCGGCCGGCGGACAGGCGATCACGCTGCAGGCGGACCTTTCGGACGAGGCGGCCACCGGCGACTTGATCCTGCACGCAGCGGAGAAAGCCGGCCAGCCGGTGACGCTGCTGGTGAATTCCGCCTCCGTGTTCGAGGAAGACAGCGCCCTCGACCATACGCGGGAAAGCTGGGACCTGCACATGAATGCCAATCTGCGCGCGCCGATTCATCTGGCGCAGGCCTTTGCCGAGGCCTTGCCCCGGGGCGAGAAGGGGCTGGTCGTCAACATGATCGACCAGCGCGTCTGGAAGCTGACGCCGAACTTCTTCACCTATACGCTGTCCAAGGCCGCGCTGTGGCAGGCCACGAAGACGCTGGCGCAGGCATTGGCCCCGCATGTCCGGGTTAATGCCATCGGGCCGGGGCCGACCTTGAAATCGAAACATCAGAGCGATGACGAATTTGCCGCCGAGACAGAGGCGACGCTGACGGGGGAGGGGTCGAGCCCGGACGAGATCGTCAATGCGCTGCGATACCTGGTGTCTGCCAGCAGCGTGACGGGGCAGATGATCGCCAGCGATGGCGGGCAGCATCTGATGTGGCAGACACCGGATACGCAGGTCTGA
- a CDS encoding low specificity L-threonine aldolase, with protein MNFSSDTSAPAHPRVLEAVLAANAGLEASYGNDSVTQRLRGHLAEAFGTDDFDYWMTASGTASNALALSCFCPPTGAVLCHAGAHIAVDERGAPEFFSGGGKLHLLRGPDGKIGPAQLDEALARINHDFVHETPAHVLSLTNLTENGTAYSVAEITEYAAKAHASDLVVHLDGARLGNALVATGASPAEMSWQAGVDVLTFGLTKTGAMGCEIILLFGPAREKRRELEARAKRSGHMPPKMRYLAAQAEAMLAEDLWLELAAQANAMAQKLAGGLEARGISLAFAPQGNEVFALLSDDQVTALRAAGAVFYPWMGGSQRLVCSWATQPEEVDALLGVLTG; from the coding sequence ATGAATTTTTCGTCCGACACGTCTGCCCCCGCCCATCCGCGCGTTCTGGAGGCCGTCCTGGCGGCCAATGCGGGGCTCGAAGCGAGCTATGGCAATGACAGCGTCACGCAGCGCCTGCGTGGCCATCTGGCAGAGGCGTTCGGCACGGACGATTTCGATTACTGGATGACGGCATCGGGTACCGCATCGAATGCGCTGGCATTGTCCTGCTTCTGCCCGCCGACGGGTGCCGTGCTGTGCCATGCCGGGGCGCACATCGCCGTGGATGAGCGCGGTGCGCCGGAATTCTTCTCCGGCGGCGGCAAGCTGCACCTGCTGCGCGGACCGGACGGCAAGATCGGCCCGGCCCAGCTGGATGAGGCGCTGGCGCGGATCAATCATGATTTCGTTCACGAGACACCGGCACATGTCCTCTCCCTGACAAATCTCACCGAGAACGGCACAGCCTACAGCGTGGCCGAGATCACGGAGTATGCCGCAAAGGCCCATGCGTCGGATTTGGTGGTGCATCTGGACGGGGCGCGGCTGGGCAATGCGCTGGTGGCGACCGGGGCGAGCCCGGCGGAGATGAGCTGGCAGGCCGGTGTGGATGTGCTGACCTTCGGCCTGACCAAGACAGGTGCGATGGGATGCGAGATCATCCTGCTGTTCGGCCCGGCGCGGGAGAAGCGGCGCGAGTTGGAGGCGCGGGCCAAACGGTCCGGCCACATGCCGCCCAAGATGCGTTATCTGGCGGCGCAGGCCGAGGCGATGCTGGCGGAGGATTTGTGGCTGGAGCTGGCCGCGCAGGCGAATGCGATGGCGCAGAAGTTGGCCGGCGGGCTGGAGGCGCGGGGCATATCGCTGGCCTTTGCGCCGCAGGGCAATGAAGTGTTCGCGCTGCTGTCGGACGATCAGGTTACGGCCCTGCGCGCGGCAGGCGCGGTGTTCTATCCTTGGATGGGCGGCAGCCAGCGGCTCGTTTGTTCCTGGGCCACGCAGCCGGAGGAGGTGGACGCGCTGCTGGGCGTGCTGACCGGGTAA
- a CDS encoding DUF2959 domain-containing protein, whose amino-acid sequence MSSRIRAVMLAAAFATTSLTACSTAYYGAMEQFGYQKRDLLVSRVNDAADAQADAKQEFTTALEAFRSVVNFDGGELEASYDSLNRAYERSEEKADRVRDRIKDMKNVSRDLFVEWRKELEEYSDPSLRRASAEQLEATRDRYAVLVEKMDRAAASMDPVLAVFKDRVLFLKHNLNARAIAALGDETRDIETDVASLIAEMERSIAEADAFIAEMQAGSV is encoded by the coding sequence ATGTCCAGTCGCATTCGCGCGGTGATGCTTGCCGCGGCTTTCGCCACCACGTCCCTGACGGCCTGTTCGACCGCCTATTACGGCGCCATGGAACAGTTCGGCTATCAGAAGCGCGACCTGCTGGTTTCGCGGGTCAATGATGCGGCCGATGCGCAGGCCGATGCGAAACAGGAATTCACAACCGCCCTGGAAGCGTTCCGTTCGGTGGTGAATTTCGATGGCGGCGAACTGGAAGCCTCCTATGACTCGCTGAACCGCGCCTATGAACGATCCGAGGAAAAGGCAGACCGCGTGCGCGACCGGATCAAGGACATGAAGAACGTCTCGCGGGACCTGTTCGTGGAATGGCGCAAGGAGTTGGAGGAATATTCCGATCCGAGCCTGCGCCGCGCCTCGGCCGAGCAATTGGAAGCGACCCGCGACCGCTATGCCGTTCTGGTCGAGAAGATGGACCGGGCCGCCGCCTCGATGGACCCCGTCCTGGCCGTATTCAAGGACCGGGTCCTGTTCCTGAAGCACAATCTGAATGCGCGGGCAATTGCGGCGCTTGGCGATGAAACGCGCGACATCGAGACCGATGTGGCCTCGCTGATTGCGGAAATGGAACGGTCCATCGCAGAGGCCGATGCCTTCATCGCGGAAATGCAGGCCGGCAGCGTCTGA
- a CDS encoding DUF1428 domain-containing protein, giving the protein MTYVDCFMAAVPEANKSAYLTQAKMMAGMMKEHGALSITECWGVDVPEGKKTSMHLAVMREADEGIVFSWVTWPSKEVRDAAWAQMEADARMQGMEMPFDGSRLIFGGFETMLEA; this is encoded by the coding sequence ATGACCTATGTCGATTGTTTCATGGCGGCCGTGCCGGAGGCGAACAAGTCGGCCTACCTGACGCAGGCGAAGATGATGGCCGGCATGATGAAAGAGCACGGCGCGCTCAGCATTACCGAATGCTGGGGCGTGGATGTGCCGGAGGGCAAGAAGACCTCCATGCATCTGGCGGTGATGCGCGAGGCCGATGAAGGGATCGTGTTTTCCTGGGTGACCTGGCCCTCGAAAGAGGTGCGGGATGCGGCGTGGGCCCAGATGGAGGCCGATGCGCGGATGCAGGGCATGGAGATGCCGTTCGATGGCTCCCGCCTGATCTTTGGCGGGTTCGAGACGATGCTGGAAGCCTAG
- a CDS encoding DUF6236 family protein produces the protein MLGTALYHPTIDIRDSAWLKSAVLFWDHIQTIVPSEIAQPYRNTDAHVCATEGFLSPLHCDQHPEFAEELGTKILRLSKPRGSIRYAMQQVGRDYRNPSIDAVSSLARKLQSALTTRDQFGDYNTVSQPTDVMERISTTKLSPDVHNLLNELSLARMHPQKLPSFLRSQPRTYSDQDGEWLLVDKSFANSYMTALAAKLASKLSLTPLTSKTLSHGLSSQFLFEDDVDTTHNRASGALIDVAFRSLKVDPTTPISRLLKFRRRRETQFQELSIEFQNFRNIISEVESDEPIEKRAQQIYQTNIDPKMKALKKEASLNSIETVWDGAIRALTVSAPAGGALAVFSQLGTPVALGAGAAIAAIDLGVKSYLSGKKLKVSNPYSYLHDLENTYGLPRLYD, from the coding sequence ATGTTGGGTACAGCACTATATCATCCTACCATAGATATCAGAGACTCTGCGTGGCTAAAGTCCGCAGTGCTATTTTGGGACCATATCCAAACCATAGTGCCTTCTGAAATCGCTCAACCATATCGAAACACTGATGCTCATGTTTGTGCTACGGAAGGGTTTCTATCACCACTTCACTGCGATCAGCACCCGGAGTTTGCCGAAGAACTTGGAACAAAAATACTTAGACTTTCGAAACCCCGTGGCTCTATCCGATACGCAATGCAGCAAGTGGGTCGAGATTATCGGAATCCATCGATTGATGCAGTTTCAAGTTTGGCAAGAAAGCTACAATCCGCACTCACCACACGTGACCAATTCGGCGATTACAACACAGTCAGTCAACCTACAGACGTGATGGAACGGATCTCCACCACAAAATTGTCTCCGGATGTACACAACCTTCTGAATGAGTTGTCGTTGGCGCGAATGCACCCGCAGAAACTACCATCATTTCTTCGTAGTCAACCACGCACGTATAGTGATCAAGACGGCGAGTGGCTTCTGGTCGATAAGAGCTTCGCAAATTCGTACATGACGGCTTTAGCCGCGAAACTCGCTTCGAAACTCTCACTAACCCCACTAACAAGTAAGACGTTGTCGCATGGACTTAGTTCTCAGTTCCTCTTCGAAGATGATGTCGACACAACCCATAATCGTGCATCAGGAGCGCTTATAGATGTAGCGTTTCGCTCTCTGAAAGTTGATCCAACTACGCCAATTTCAAGACTACTTAAATTCCGCAGGAGAAGAGAAACGCAATTTCAGGAACTGTCCATAGAATTTCAGAACTTCAGAAACATTATTTCAGAGGTCGAGTCTGATGAACCAATCGAGAAACGAGCCCAACAAATATATCAAACTAACATTGACCCCAAAATGAAGGCACTCAAGAAAGAAGCCAGCCTGAATTCAATTGAGACCGTATGGGACGGCGCAATCCGTGCACTAACCGTTTCGGCACCAGCCGGCGGTGCCTTGGCTGTATTTTCGCAGCTTGGCACTCCGGTCGCACTTGGGGCAGGCGCCGCAATCGCAGCAATTGATCTCGGAGTAAAATCCTACCTATCGGGCAAAAAGCTAAAAGTCTCCAATCCTTATTCGTATCTTCATGATTTGGAGAACACGTATGGCTTGCCAAGACTGTACGACTAG
- a CDS encoding enoyl-CoA hydratase/isomerase family protein gives MPDTPTTERFGDFITLERSGRLVTITYDRGDGLNALSIKGMTELRDVARALADDDSSSVIVLTGTSVFSAGADLKDPDRKGRDEMTLLQQRSAVRLGPDMCQAWADLEQVTIAAIDGFCIGGGLALVAACDHRICSDTAEFRLPEVPLGMNMSWRSVPRLVALMGPSRAKQLIMLGRKLTAQTALDWGLVDEVAASGKAIMAANALARAYAVLPPIALRMTKQAIDTAAQPLAFATSFMDRDQFLLASQSNDQAEAIRAFLEKRAPDFSGD, from the coding sequence ATGCCGGACACACCCACGACAGAACGCTTTGGCGACTTCATCACGCTGGAACGCTCCGGCCGCCTCGTCACGATCACCTATGATCGCGGCGACGGGCTGAACGCCCTGTCCATTAAGGGCATGACCGAGCTGCGGGATGTGGCGCGGGCGCTCGCGGATGATGATTCCAGCTCTGTCATCGTGCTCACCGGCACATCCGTTTTCTCTGCCGGGGCAGACCTGAAGGATCCCGACCGCAAGGGCCGGGACGAAATGACCCTGCTGCAGCAGCGCAGCGCTGTCCGGCTCGGCCCGGACATGTGCCAGGCCTGGGCCGATCTTGAACAGGTCACCATCGCCGCCATTGACGGCTTCTGCATCGGCGGCGGTCTGGCGCTGGTGGCCGCCTGTGACCACCGAATCTGTTCGGACACGGCAGAATTCCGCCTGCCGGAAGTGCCGCTCGGCATGAATATGAGCTGGCGCTCGGTCCCCCGGCTCGTCGCCCTGATGGGGCCGTCGCGCGCAAAGCAGCTGATCATGCTGGGCCGCAAGCTGACGGCGCAGACCGCGCTGGACTGGGGGCTTGTGGACGAGGTGGCCGCATCGGGCAAGGCGATCATGGCTGCCAATGCCCTTGCCCGTGCCTATGCGGTCCTCCCCCCGATCGCGCTGCGCATGACCAAACAGGCCATCGACACGGCGGCCCAGCCTCTCGCCTTCGCCACCAGCTTCATGGACCGCGACCAGTTCCTTCTGGCTAGCCAGTCCAATGACCAGGCCGAAGCCATCCGCGCCTTCCTAGAAAAACGCGCGCCGGATTTCTCCGGCGACTGA
- a CDS encoding TetR/AcrR family transcriptional regulator encodes MTASKTASRRASKDRYHHGDLKTALLRAAEAELAENGIESFSLRAVAKRAGVSHGAPAHHFKDAKGLLTALAASGFRRLVEAQETRQARADSDVRAQQIAAGLGYIDFALENPALFRLMFSSEKPDRSVAELGEASIAAYEKLMSGVRSVVGENPPDDPGAMKLIMASWAMAHGLADLVVSGRAERPLNFSALSQEERDTLLSDLMGRSLTS; translated from the coding sequence ATGACCGCATCAAAAACCGCTTCGCGCCGTGCCTCAAAAGACCGCTACCATCATGGCGACCTGAAAACGGCGCTCTTGCGCGCGGCGGAAGCTGAACTGGCGGAGAATGGCATCGAATCCTTCTCGCTGCGCGCTGTGGCCAAACGGGCCGGCGTCAGCCATGGCGCCCCGGCCCATCATTTCAAGGATGCCAAGGGCCTGCTGACGGCCCTCGCCGCCTCCGGCTTTCGTCGCCTGGTCGAGGCGCAGGAGACCCGGCAGGCCAGGGCAGACAGCGATGTGCGCGCCCAGCAGATCGCGGCAGGCCTCGGCTATATCGACTTCGCGCTGGAAAACCCGGCCCTGTTCCGCCTGATGTTCAGTTCGGAAAAGCCCGACCGCAGTGTCGCCGAACTCGGAGAGGCGTCCATCGCCGCCTATGAAAAGCTGATGTCGGGCGTGCGCAGCGTGGTCGGAGAGAACCCGCCGGATGATCCCGGCGCGATGAAACTCATCATGGCCTCCTGGGCAATGGCACACGGGCTGGCGGATCTCGTCGTTTCCGGCCGGGCCGAACGTCCCCTGAATTTCAGCGCGCTCTCGCAGGAGGAACGCGACACGCTCCTGTCAGACCTGATGGGGCGGTCGCTGACCTCCTGA
- a CDS encoding amidohydrolase family protein — MLKWIVRIGLGLCVLALLGMVSTYVFIDRELNRMYGAFVEVAEPDLPPPGPGAYALVDVNVLAPEGDVFVPGQAVVVDAGLVRSVVPADSVPAGLETVDGQGRYLIPGLTDSHVHLWQSENDLLVYVANGVTQVRDMNTVPVNLRWRAEIEEGRIGPDIFAVAPQFATFGPMEGAFVGWTQRKTIVRTGDQVHDAVKEFSDEGYDAVKASSFLDKAGYEAMSDATRAQGIKLVGHLPIAIGLDDLWASNQSEVAHVEEFVKILDREFGGYGPDEADAFLEYVRERSGDVSARMIEQGISVTSTLALVDSFQRQKTDLHSELDAAELAYENPGIAEGTVITSRGMGWLPEVNIYRWPEGLTDDRKVRSRVYWQAYADAQHILFDAFLKAGVPIMAGTDANVPVRVPGFSLHEEFVALQAAEMSPAQILASATSVPSDYMGSNAGRIEAGREADLVLLRGNPLEDIAATQEIDMVVLDGRRLDRDALDALLESVKVANDASRKVALEQF; from the coding sequence ATGTTGAAATGGATCGTTCGAATAGGGCTGGGCCTGTGCGTGCTTGCCCTTCTGGGCATGGTGTCGACCTATGTCTTTATCGACCGCGAGTTGAACCGGATGTATGGAGCCTTCGTCGAAGTGGCCGAGCCGGACTTGCCGCCACCGGGGCCGGGAGCGTATGCGCTGGTGGATGTGAACGTGCTTGCGCCGGAGGGGGATGTGTTCGTGCCGGGGCAGGCGGTCGTGGTGGACGCGGGCCTGGTCCGGTCTGTCGTGCCCGCAGACTCCGTGCCGGCGGGGCTCGAGACCGTCGACGGGCAGGGGCGCTATCTGATCCCCGGCCTGACGGATTCCCATGTCCATCTCTGGCAAAGCGAGAATGACCTTCTGGTCTATGTCGCCAATGGTGTGACGCAGGTGCGCGACATGAACACGGTGCCGGTCAATCTGCGCTGGCGGGCAGAGATTGAAGAAGGCCGGATCGGGCCGGACATCTTTGCCGTTGCGCCGCAATTTGCGACCTTTGGCCCGATGGAGGGCGCCTTTGTCGGCTGGACCCAGCGCAAGACCATCGTCCGTACCGGGGATCAGGTGCACGATGCCGTGAAGGAGTTCTCGGATGAGGGATATGATGCGGTCAAGGCGAGCAGCTTTCTGGACAAGGCCGGCTATGAGGCGATGAGCGACGCGACCCGTGCGCAGGGCATCAAGCTGGTCGGGCATCTGCCGATTGCCATCGGACTGGACGACCTCTGGGCATCGAATCAGAGCGAAGTGGCGCATGTCGAGGAATTCGTGAAAATTCTGGACCGGGAGTTTGGCGGATACGGGCCAGACGAGGCCGACGCGTTCCTCGAATATGTCCGGGAGCGGAGCGGGGATGTCTCGGCCCGCATGATCGAGCAGGGCATTTCCGTGACCTCGACGCTGGCGCTGGTCGACAGTTTTCAGCGGCAGAAGACCGACCTGCATAGCGAACTGGATGCGGCCGAACTGGCCTACGAAAATCCGGGCATTGCCGAAGGCACGGTGATTACCTCGCGGGGCATGGGGTGGCTGCCGGAGGTTAATATCTATCGCTGGCCGGAGGGGCTGACCGATGACCGCAAGGTGCGCAGCCGGGTCTATTGGCAGGCCTATGCCGACGCGCAGCATATCCTGTTTGATGCCTTCCTGAAGGCCGGTGTGCCGATCATGGCGGGGACGGACGCCAATGTGCCGGTGCGTGTGCCGGGCTTCTCGCTGCATGAGGAATTCGTGGCATTGCAGGCGGCCGAGATGAGCCCGGCGCAAATCCTGGCGTCGGCGACATCGGTGCCGTCCGATTATATGGGGTCGAATGCCGGGCGTATCGAAGCCGGGCGAGAGGCGGACCTCGTTCTGCTGCGTGGCAATCCGCTGGAGGACATTGCCGCGACGCAGGAGATCGACATGGTCGTGCTGGATGGGCGCCGGCTGGACCGCGACGCGCTGGATGCGCTGCTGGAGTCCGTGAAAGTCGCCAATGATGCGAGCCGGAAGGTGGCCCTCGAGCAATTCTAG
- a CDS encoding acyl-CoA dehydrogenase family protein, whose amino-acid sequence MFDIESYDSMMAALDALAPELAERAAEMEEVRRLPADLADKMAQAGAFRMMTPKTYGGLELSAREFVEGVERIARANASAGWCSMIACTTSMNAAYMAPDMAAEIYASPMTITGGVFAPMGRAEVDGDGYRVTGRWQWGSGSANCSWLAGGCMVFEKGEMKRLPSGAPDQRMMVFPASDATLHDTWHVMGLKGTGSGDLSVDGIFVPKARSVSLVTDTPHETGPLYTFPAFGLLSLGVSAVAMGNARASLDAFKDLAAGKKSQGSKKTLAERQTIQAAYAEAEAKWRAARAYMMAELDETWTVAQAVKPGEGIPVERRAALRMACTHMTRTGADICRALYDLGGGAALFEASDLQRRFRDSHAMTQHIVTAPATWELTGRLLLDLPTDAGMV is encoded by the coding sequence ATGTTCGATATTGAAAGTTACGACTCGATGATGGCGGCGCTGGACGCGCTGGCACCGGAACTGGCCGAGCGGGCCGCCGAGATGGAAGAGGTGCGCCGCCTGCCGGCTGACCTTGCGGACAAGATGGCGCAGGCCGGGGCGTTCCGCATGATGACGCCAAAGACCTATGGCGGGCTGGAGCTGTCGGCGCGGGAATTTGTCGAGGGCGTCGAGCGGATCGCGCGGGCCAATGCGAGCGCGGGATGGTGTTCCATGATCGCCTGCACGACCTCCATGAATGCGGCCTATATGGCGCCGGACATGGCGGCAGAGATCTATGCCTCTCCGATGACAATCACGGGCGGCGTGTTCGCACCGATGGGCCGGGCCGAGGTGGATGGCGATGGCTATCGCGTCACCGGGCGCTGGCAGTGGGGCTCAGGCTCAGCCAATTGCAGCTGGCTGGCCGGCGGCTGCATGGTGTTCGAGAAGGGCGAGATGAAGCGGCTGCCCTCCGGTGCGCCGGACCAGCGGATGATGGTTTTCCCGGCGAGCGATGCGACGCTGCACGATACCTGGCATGTCATGGGCCTGAAGGGGACGGGCAGTGGCGACCTGTCCGTAGACGGGATATTCGTGCCGAAGGCGCGCTCAGTGTCCCTGGTCACCGATACGCCGCACGAGACCGGGCCGCTGTACACATTCCCGGCCTTTGGCCTGTTGTCGCTGGGCGTGTCGGCGGTGGCGATGGGCAATGCGCGGGCGAGCCTTGATGCATTCAAGGACCTGGCCGCCGGAAAGAAAAGCCAGGGCAGCAAGAAGACGCTGGCCGAGCGCCAGACCATTCAGGCGGCCTATGCGGAGGCCGAGGCGAAATGGCGGGCCGCCCGCGCCTACATGATGGCAGAGCTGGACGAGACCTGGACTGTGGCGCAGGCCGTGAAGCCCGGAGAGGGCATTCCGGTAGAGCGCCGGGCGGCGCTGCGTATGGCATGTACGCACATGACACGGACCGGCGCGGACATCTGCCGCGCGCTGTATGACCTCGGCGGCGGCGCGGCGCTGTTCGAAGCCTCTGACCTGCAGCGCCGGTTTAGGGACTCCCATGCCATGACGCAGCATATTGTAACTGCGCCTGCGACATGGGAGCTGACCGGGCGGCTGCTGCTGGATTTGCCGACGGATGCGGGAATGGTGTGA
- a CDS encoding YhjD/YihY/BrkB family envelope integrity protein: protein MIGGRMLNWIKKLPVPQPVRHWMFAPLWCAIVRLSKPEVRIVTGGISFYALFSIFPIVYLTLTLLFALLPADISRQLGDTVDQVLVSAVAPLSKADLDVIHDATPQAVTLRAVLALIVVFYTASSGAKAAITGIRMVAGSERRTRIIRFQGVSILMTALLILAVWILGALQLILSLVTERDGYIAFELAQTVSDIASTLWLGKGVACFAVFYLIIALSLHGRVSGHRAKAMGAAAGALAWLVATWGYHLYLKFSSLDTFYGALASVILGFIWLSVSVSSLLFGAALAVEWAARMQREEVIAEADEDEMDAVEDQAANSA from the coding sequence ATGATCGGAGGCCGCATGCTGAACTGGATCAAGAAACTGCCCGTGCCCCAGCCTGTGCGGCACTGGATGTTTGCGCCGCTCTGGTGCGCGATTGTGCGCCTGTCCAAGCCGGAAGTGCGCATCGTGACGGGTGGCATCAGCTTCTATGCGCTGTTTTCCATCTTTCCGATCGTCTATCTGACGCTGACCCTGTTGTTCGCCCTGTTGCCGGCGGATATCAGCCGCCAGCTGGGCGATACGGTGGACCAGGTTCTGGTGTCGGCCGTTGCCCCGCTGAGCAAGGCAGACCTGGACGTGATCCATGACGCCACGCCGCAGGCCGTGACCCTGCGGGCGGTGCTGGCCCTGATCGTTGTGTTCTATACGGCGAGTTCCGGGGCCAAGGCGGCCATCACCGGCATTCGCATGGTGGCCGGCAGCGAGCGCCGCACGCGGATCATCCGGTTTCAGGGCGTGTCGATCCTGATGACGGCATTGTTGATCCTGGCCGTCTGGATCCTCGGCGCCCTGCAGCTGATCCTGTCGCTGGTCACCGAGCGCGACGGCTATATCGCGTTCGAACTGGCGCAGACCGTGTCGGACATTGCCTCCACCCTGTGGCTGGGGAAGGGGGTTGCCTGTTTCGCGGTGTTCTATCTGATCATTGCCCTGTCGCTGCACGGACGGGTCAGCGGACACAGGGCGAAGGCGATGGGGGCGGCTGCCGGGGCGCTGGCCTGGCTGGTCGCGACCTGGGGCTATCACCTGTATCTGAAATTCAGTTCGCTCGACACATTCTATGGTGCGCTCGCCTCGGTGATCCTCGGTTTCATCTGGCTGTCGGTTTCGGTGTCATCGCTGTTGTTCGGCGCGGCATTGGCGGTCGAATGGGCGGCGCGCATGCAGCGGGAAGAGGTGATTGCCGAAGCCGACGAGGACGAGATGGACGCCGTCGAGGATCAGGCGGCGAACAGCGCGTGA
- a CDS encoding N-acetylmuramoyl-L-alanine amidase, translated as MQVTRIDSPNFNERKHPLDMLVLHYTGMATGDDALERMCDPEAEVSAHYMVGEDGHITQLIDEDKRAWHAGVASWQGQQDLNSRSIGIEIVNGGHDFRAPDGSLPPYPRPQIHALLDLVHDILGRHAIPATRILGHSDIAPLRKQDPGEHFPWERLARAGISLWPDFDGTTKEIIGKGLERGTSGSSVWRLQTMLSEIGYGFDVTDIYGEACEKIVTAFQRRWLPEQVTGQADLTTLRRIGVIHALFAA; from the coding sequence ATGCAGGTCACGCGCATCGACAGTCCGAACTTCAATGAGCGCAAGCATCCGCTCGACATGCTGGTGCTGCATTATACCGGCATGGCCACAGGGGATGACGCGCTGGAGCGCATGTGCGATCCGGAGGCTGAAGTCTCCGCCCATTACATGGTCGGGGAAGACGGCCACATCACGCAACTGATCGACGAGGACAAGCGCGCCTGGCATGCGGGCGTCGCCAGCTGGCAGGGACAGCAGGATCTGAACTCCCGCTCCATAGGCATCGAGATCGTCAATGGCGGGCATGATTTCCGCGCGCCGGATGGCAGCCTGCCGCCCTATCCGCGGCCACAGATCCATGCCCTGCTGGATCTGGTCCACGACATTCTCGGCCGCCACGCCATCCCCGCCACACGCATCCTCGGCCATTCCGACATCGCCCCCCTGCGCAAGCAGGACCCCGGCGAACATTTCCCGTGGGAGCGCCTCGCCCGCGCCGGAATCAGCCTTTGGCCGGATTTCGACGGCACGACGAAAGAAATCATCGGCAAGGGGCTCGAACGCGGCACGTCCGGCTCCAGCGTGTGGCGGCTTCAGACCATGCTGTCAGAGATTGGCTATGGCTTTGACGTGACCGACATCTATGGCGAGGCCTGCGAGAAGATCGTCACCGCCTTCCAGCGCCGCTGGCTGCCAGAGCAAGTCACCGGTCAGGCGGATTTGACCACGCTGCGCCGCATCGGCGTCATTCACGCGCTGTTCGCCGCCTGA